One stretch of Paenibacillus sp. AN1007 DNA includes these proteins:
- a CDS encoding nucleotide sugar dehydrogenase yields the protein MENQQFHTLLNAIENKEAVLGVVGLGYVGLPLAVEMVNQGFTVIGIDLDASKVDSIYNGDSYIHDISSEELKKVMQSGRFQPTTDYSMLRVIDALSICVPTPLSENQDPDTSYIETVVDQIKLHMKPGMLITLESTTYPGTTEELIQQELDKVGHEAGRDYFLCFSPERVDPSNGRFTTFNTPKVIGGTTEACLKLGTALYSKYVETVVPVSSPKVAEMSKLLENTFRSVNIAFVNEMAMMCDRMGIDIWEVIDAAATKPFGFMPFYPGPGIGGHCIPLDPMYLSWKAKGFRFYSKFIELAQSTNDNMPYYVLNKTSTILNEYAKSVRKSNILLLGMSYKPNIADLRESPGLEVYELFKESGANVDYYDPHAESFKDKHGETVHSQPFNLEQFKTYDCIVLITNHSDLAYYDIAELGVPILDTRNAFRTYNHSHIYKIGHSVQHPVLEPSEAVLV from the coding sequence ATGGAGAATCAACAATTTCACACCTTACTGAACGCGATCGAAAATAAAGAAGCGGTACTGGGCGTTGTCGGCCTCGGTTACGTCGGCCTTCCCCTTGCGGTGGAGATGGTCAACCAAGGGTTCACCGTCATCGGCATCGACCTGGATGCTTCCAAAGTCGACAGCATCTACAATGGAGATTCCTATATTCACGATATTTCGTCCGAAGAATTGAAAAAAGTGATGCAGAGCGGCCGTTTCCAGCCCACAACCGATTACAGCATGCTGCGTGTCATTGACGCACTGAGTATCTGCGTACCAACACCGCTCAGCGAAAACCAGGACCCGGATACCTCTTATATCGAGACGGTTGTCGATCAGATCAAGCTGCATATGAAACCAGGCATGCTGATTACGCTGGAAAGCACAACGTATCCGGGAACAACGGAAGAGCTGATTCAGCAGGAACTGGATAAAGTCGGACACGAAGCGGGCAGAGACTATTTCCTTTGCTTCTCGCCTGAGCGCGTAGACCCGTCTAACGGACGTTTTACCACGTTTAATACACCGAAAGTTATTGGCGGAACCACGGAAGCCTGCCTGAAGCTCGGAACAGCGCTGTACAGCAAATATGTAGAGACCGTAGTTCCGGTATCTTCACCAAAAGTAGCCGAAATGTCCAAACTGCTGGAAAACACCTTCCGCAGTGTGAACATTGCCTTCGTGAATGAAATGGCCATGATGTGTGACCGCATGGGCATCGATATTTGGGAGGTTATTGACGCGGCTGCGACGAAACCGTTTGGCTTTATGCCGTTCTATCCAGGGCCGGGTATCGGCGGACACTGCATCCCGCTCGACCCGATGTATCTGTCGTGGAAGGCGAAGGGATTCCGTTTTTACAGCAAATTCATTGAACTGGCGCAATCTACGAATGACAATATGCCGTACTATGTACTGAATAAAACATCAACGATCCTGAACGAATACGCGAAGTCTGTGCGCAAATCGAACATCCTGCTGCTCGGCATGTCGTACAAACCGAACATTGCCGATCTGCGTGAATCACCAGGACTTGAAGTGTACGAGCTGTTCAAGGAAAGCGGCGCAAATGTTGACTATTATGACCCGCATGCCGAGTCATTCAAGGATAAACATGGCGAAACCGTGCACAGCCAACCCTTTAATCTGGAGCAGTTCAAAACGTATGATTGCATCGTGCTGATTACCAACCACAGCGACCTGGCTTATTATGATATTGCGGAACTGGGAGTGCCTATTCTGGATACACGCAACGCATTCCGTACGTACAATCATTCACACATTTACAAAATCGGTCACTCGGTACAGCACCCAGTGTTGGAGCCAAGTGAAGCGGTTCTCGTCTGA
- a CDS encoding stalk domain-containing protein, producing the protein MRISKFLFVSVLTLAMAGFSSSVNAASLPASDSTVNIKSNVLDEKSFTGLIIKGHTYVDLDGFVRCLPFQINSKALSFQSEIKTFRVLNEDFDVSTPLLQFKVGSDTFQHNDEPFQMHSPVLLIQNRIYFPLKDIVSIYDINVSYDSQTKTVQVSKE; encoded by the coding sequence ATGCGTATTTCCAAATTTTTATTTGTGAGCGTACTAACCCTTGCTATGGCTGGCTTCAGTTCATCCGTAAACGCTGCTTCTCTCCCCGCTTCCGACTCAACTGTGAATATCAAATCCAATGTATTGGATGAAAAATCATTCACAGGTTTGATCATCAAAGGGCACACCTACGTTGATCTCGACGGATTTGTGAGATGCCTCCCGTTCCAGATTAACTCCAAAGCGTTATCCTTCCAATCCGAAATCAAAACGTTCAGAGTGCTTAACGAAGACTTTGATGTTTCTACGCCTCTCCTGCAGTTTAAGGTTGGAAGTGATACGTTCCAGCACAATGACGAGCCATTTCAGATGCACAGCCCTGTTCTCTTAATTCAAAACCGTATTTATTTTCCGCTAAAAGATATCGTTTCGATCTACGACATTAACGTTTCTTATGACTCGCAGACGAAGACGGTTCAGGTTAGTAAAGAATAG
- a CDS encoding DNA polymerase IV, producing the protein MPRQDRRVIMLADCQSFYASVEKSAHPEYRDRPLVVAGDPARRSGIILAACPLAKSYGITTAERLGEALAKCPDVVVIRPRMAEYIRVSLHITRILQSYTDLVEPYSIDEQFLDVTGSLDLFGSPETIARSIQSRVMEETGVYIRIGISDTKVVSKMACDLYAKKVPGGIYTLPRKDMPSTIWEKPVRDMFMVGSRMGQHLYKMGIHTIGDLAHTPLSRLKERWGVNGEVLWRIARGMDDSPVKPGTYTHQQQGIGHQMTLPRDYETWDEIKVVLLELAELVSRRSRDKSLMGHVVSVGCRGQDYDRPTGFSRQMKVNEPTNITDEVYDAAAALFLRHWDGLPIRRIHVSLSGLVPDSEVQLSWFDDRERKRELERATDDIKRKFGDTAIMRASSLCSSAQAQDRSHKIGGHYK; encoded by the coding sequence ATGCCCCGCCAAGACAGACGTGTCATCATGCTGGCAGACTGCCAGTCATTCTATGCCAGTGTGGAGAAGTCTGCACATCCCGAGTACAGGGATCGGCCCCTCGTTGTAGCCGGTGATCCGGCCAGGCGCTCGGGTATCATTCTGGCCGCCTGTCCCCTCGCCAAGTCCTATGGCATTACAACCGCAGAACGGCTGGGCGAAGCCCTGGCCAAATGCCCTGATGTCGTGGTTATTCGTCCGCGCATGGCTGAGTATATCCGGGTATCCCTTCATATTACGCGCATTCTGCAGTCTTACACCGACCTCGTGGAGCCCTATAGTATCGATGAACAATTTCTCGATGTCACCGGAAGCCTGGACTTGTTCGGCAGTCCCGAAACCATTGCACGCAGTATTCAGTCCCGGGTTATGGAGGAGACAGGTGTCTACATTCGGATCGGGATCAGTGATACCAAGGTAGTCAGCAAAATGGCCTGTGATCTATATGCAAAAAAAGTTCCAGGCGGCATCTACACGCTGCCGCGTAAGGATATGCCATCCACGATCTGGGAGAAGCCTGTACGTGACATGTTTATGGTTGGTTCACGCATGGGACAGCATCTCTACAAGATGGGCATTCATACGATCGGTGATCTGGCACATACGCCGCTGTCCCGGCTGAAAGAGCGCTGGGGTGTCAACGGCGAAGTATTATGGCGTATCGCCCGTGGTATGGATGATTCTCCGGTAAAACCCGGGACATACACCCACCAGCAGCAGGGAATCGGGCATCAGATGACGCTGCCGCGAGATTATGAGACCTGGGATGAGATCAAGGTTGTGCTCCTGGAGCTGGCGGAGCTGGTCAGCCGGCGTTCCCGTGACAAATCACTCATGGGGCACGTCGTCTCCGTGGGGTGCCGCGGGCAGGATTACGATAGGCCGACCGGTTTCTCCCGTCAGATGAAGGTGAATGAACCCACCAACATTACGGATGAAGTGTATGATGCGGCAGCGGCTCTGTTTCTGCGCCATTGGGACGGATTACCCATTCGCCGCATCCATGTGTCATTGAGCGGACTTGTACCCGATTCGGAAGTACAGCTGTCCTGGTTTGACGACCGCGAACGTAAAAGAGAATTGGAACGAGCTACGGATGATATCAAACGCAAGTTCGGAGACACGGCCATCATGCGTGCATCCTCGTTATGTTCATCCGCGCAGGCTCAAGACCGTTCTCACAAAATTGGAGGTCACTATAAATGA
- a CDS encoding response regulator: MPNTATLQREAAVNVYRNVEQGLKETGAEACGLMFIHCAGQVQPEQQIRTHLEQAGYLSFQVWQDGPMQTVAVLLPGLSLDEVHYEGLRIKHALQESVPGADPQITLASFPPGERPSKATIQHMAESSKLVDSSEIHIYTLEHTADEPERILIVDNDPTVREFLQLRLKMQGYETYEAVDGLAALDLIEKVTPDLVLTELNLYGIDGLPFIHHIQKLEMEQPPKIVVLTEQRVEQTISQCFRSGVDDYMTKPFSPVELDARIRRCLH; encoded by the coding sequence ATGCCAAATACGGCGACACTGCAGCGTGAGGCTGCCGTTAATGTGTATCGCAATGTAGAACAGGGATTGAAGGAAACGGGTGCCGAAGCTTGCGGCTTAATGTTCATTCACTGTGCAGGTCAGGTTCAGCCGGAGCAGCAGATCAGAACACATCTGGAACAGGCGGGATATTTGTCTTTCCAAGTGTGGCAGGACGGACCGATGCAGACCGTAGCTGTGCTGCTTCCGGGGCTTTCGCTGGATGAGGTTCATTATGAAGGACTTCGTATCAAGCATGCGCTGCAGGAAAGCGTTCCTGGTGCTGATCCGCAAATTACACTGGCCAGTTTCCCGCCAGGGGAGCGCCCTTCAAAGGCAACGATTCAGCATATGGCTGAATCTTCGAAGCTCGTGGACTCCTCGGAGATTCACATCTATACGCTGGAGCATACCGCGGATGAACCGGAACGGATTCTGATCGTGGATAATGATCCGACGGTTCGCGAATTTTTGCAGCTGCGTCTGAAGATGCAGGGATACGAAACCTACGAAGCCGTGGATGGACTCGCTGCACTCGACCTGATCGAAAAAGTGACACCTGATCTGGTGCTGACCGAGCTGAATCTGTACGGCATCGATGGACTGCCGTTCATTCATCACATCCAGAAGCTGGAGATGGAGCAACCGCCGAAAATTGTTGTTTTGACGGAACAACGGGTTGAGCAGACGATCAGCCAATGCTTCCGCAGCGGAGTGGACGATTATATGACCAAGCCGTTCTCCCCTGTGGAACTGGATGCCCGAATCAGACGCTGCCTGCACTAG
- a CDS encoding HEAT repeat domain-containing protein: protein MFQSLALAYWFLIACIALVIVGVIVLFAMKMSHNGKRRKIALYELKQRDYFTYLQTALTENSPLKLPPGKLAPLERRVIQDKLIEWIDQFKGEYRDKLIELCREAGFVEHDLKELGRLRYGRQIDAAYRLGGMRCPEAVPGLMELLKDEKPGPMAIMIGRSIARCTTRHGELKDMLALLLTKGKSIHHLAADILLEANLDTSRILLELLEDRNPDFVKVGLVAMWGQAVPEVMPALDRLVGAEHQDVRAEAVKLYLSASPALKDETILKLIQDSDPEVRAEVVQALGSKHASGSIPLLRKALRDEDWRVRCSSAESLSKLGEPGFEALCQAAVQGTGAEREIAMQQIESTMQQSGSDHKVVEQMIAHNKKRLLYERYFGPVRGDQRTPKKRTGVAAVGGDYTA from the coding sequence ATGTTCCAGAGTTTGGCTTTGGCCTATTGGTTTTTGATTGCCTGCATCGCACTTGTGATTGTAGGTGTCATCGTTCTGTTTGCCATGAAAATGTCCCACAACGGCAAACGACGCAAAATCGCCTTGTATGAACTAAAGCAGCGGGACTATTTCACGTATTTGCAGACCGCTTTAACAGAGAACAGTCCGCTCAAACTGCCGCCAGGTAAGCTGGCCCCGCTAGAACGCCGGGTTATTCAGGACAAATTAATTGAATGGATTGACCAGTTCAAAGGAGAATATCGCGATAAATTGATCGAATTGTGCCGCGAAGCAGGGTTCGTCGAACATGATCTGAAGGAGCTGGGGCGTCTGCGCTATGGACGTCAGATTGATGCAGCCTATCGTCTGGGAGGTATGCGCTGTCCCGAAGCCGTGCCGGGATTGATGGAACTGCTAAAAGATGAAAAACCCGGCCCGATGGCCATTATGATTGGTCGTTCGATTGCGAGATGTACGACCCGGCATGGCGAGCTGAAGGACATGCTTGCCCTGCTTTTGACCAAAGGAAAATCGATCCATCATCTGGCTGCGGATATTCTGCTGGAAGCTAACCTGGATACAAGCCGCATACTGCTTGAGCTGCTGGAAGATCGCAATCCTGATTTTGTCAAAGTCGGACTTGTGGCGATGTGGGGACAAGCGGTACCTGAAGTGATGCCTGCACTCGACAGACTGGTTGGGGCCGAGCATCAAGATGTACGTGCTGAAGCCGTGAAGCTGTATCTCAGTGCAAGTCCGGCGCTCAAGGATGAGACGATTCTGAAGCTGATTCAGGATTCAGACCCGGAAGTCCGCGCCGAAGTAGTACAGGCGCTTGGTTCGAAACATGCATCAGGCAGCATTCCGCTGCTTCGCAAGGCACTTCGCGATGAAGACTGGAGAGTTCGCTGCAGCAGTGCGGAAAGCTTGAGCAAGCTGGGCGAACCCGGATTCGAAGCTTTGTGTCAGGCGGCGGTGCAGGGAACGGGTGCGGAACGCGAGATTGCCATGCAGCAGATTGAGAGCACAATGCAGCAATCGGGATCCGACCATAAAGTGGTGGAGCAGATGATTGCGCATAACAAAAAAAGACTGCTGTACGAACGTTATTTTGGCCCTGTGCGAGGTGACCAGCGTACGCCTAAGAAACGCACAGGTGTTGCAGCGGTAGGAGGGGATTACACTGCTTAG
- a CDS encoding glycosyltransferase has translation MVAIYYVVFVNTLYFSILALSFRNIWTIFRRSHYSKYNTLSGSELVPSVSLLVPAYNEELTIIENVNCLMTLNYPTYEVIVVNDGSSDSTLKVLLEEYRLKPVPNTQIRGKIPCQNIRGIYHNPEFPDLYVIDKENGGKADSLNAGINLSHYPLISSIDADSLLEKDALIRMARMYMENPEETVAIGGDVRIANGCKIENGAVQDVSLPRKIWPMFQSIEYLKAFLGGRIGWSHMNGLIIVSGAFGMFRKDAVIAVGGYRDGYPGEDMNIIIKLHRYMLENKLKYRVAFCPEAVCWTQAPDSYRILSSQRKRWGRGNLKNMLENRGMLFNPKYKVMGMITMPYNVIFEALNPYFRITGLLALAGYVLLDMTQWPVLVLFGLLNFVSGYLLSVGALILEEIAFKRYNKLSDLVKMLVYSALKFVGYHQLGVLWRLQGHIQFLQNNNSWGTMTRQSWSEESKDASKAA, from the coding sequence ATGGTCGCCATCTATTATGTGGTGTTCGTTAATACGCTTTATTTTTCCATACTCGCTTTATCATTCCGCAACATCTGGACAATCTTCCGGCGGTCACATTACTCCAAGTACAACACGTTATCCGGCTCCGAACTTGTACCTTCGGTCTCGCTGCTGGTGCCGGCATACAACGAGGAACTGACCATTATTGAAAATGTAAACTGCCTGATGACACTGAACTATCCGACGTATGAGGTTATTGTAGTCAATGATGGATCAAGCGATTCCACGTTGAAGGTACTGCTGGAAGAATACCGTCTGAAGCCGGTGCCGAATACGCAGATTCGCGGAAAAATTCCATGTCAGAACATTCGCGGCATCTACCATAACCCGGAGTTCCCGGATCTGTATGTCATCGATAAGGAAAATGGCGGCAAGGCGGATTCCCTGAATGCAGGCATCAACTTGTCCCATTATCCGCTGATCTCTTCCATTGATGCCGATTCACTGCTGGAAAAGGACGCCCTGATCCGCATGGCACGCATGTATATGGAGAATCCGGAAGAGACCGTTGCGATCGGAGGGGATGTCCGCATTGCCAACGGCTGCAAAATTGAAAACGGTGCGGTTCAGGATGTATCCCTGCCGCGCAAAATTTGGCCGATGTTCCAGTCCATCGAATATTTGAAAGCTTTCCTTGGCGGACGGATCGGATGGAGCCACATGAACGGTCTGATCATCGTTTCGGGTGCATTCGGCATGTTCCGTAAGGATGCTGTCATCGCTGTAGGCGGCTATCGCGATGGTTATCCAGGCGAAGACATGAACATCATCATCAAACTTCATCGTTATATGCTGGAAAATAAACTGAAATACCGCGTCGCCTTCTGTCCTGAAGCCGTGTGCTGGACGCAGGCGCCGGATTCTTACCGCATTTTGTCCAGTCAGCGCAAGCGCTGGGGCCGCGGAAATCTGAAAAACATGCTGGAGAATCGCGGCATGCTGTTCAACCCGAAATATAAGGTCATGGGCATGATTACCATGCCGTATAACGTTATTTTTGAAGCGCTGAATCCGTACTTCCGAATTACCGGACTGCTGGCTCTGGCTGGATACGTGCTTCTGGATATGACTCAGTGGCCGGTTCTCGTCCTGTTTGGATTGCTGAACTTCGTGAGTGGATATTTGCTGAGTGTAGGGGCGTTGATTCTGGAGGAGATTGCGTTCAAACGCTACAACAAGCTCTCCGATCTGGTCAAAATGCTTGTCTACTCCGCGCTGAAATTTGTGGGGTATCATCAGCTCGGCGTGCTGTGGAGATTGCAGGGACACATTCAGTTTTTGCAAAACAACAATTCCTGGGGCACGATGACACGCCAAAGCTGGTCTGAAGAATCCAAAGACGCGAGCAAAGCGGCTTAA
- a CDS encoding YolD-like family protein: protein MSKKLQQNGLFESSRMMLPEHREAYILHQEQLAPRARPSLDAQAAEEISRLLSSSMVLGDRVTITLFHEHDDTAYTGRVLRLDLPSRTLRLLTADGVRDLPMNLITGAAPAGEWMDE, encoded by the coding sequence ATGAGTAAAAAATTGCAGCAAAACGGACTCTTCGAGTCCTCACGTATGATGCTCCCCGAACATCGGGAAGCTTATATTCTTCATCAGGAGCAGCTCGCTCCCCGCGCCCGTCCATCTCTCGATGCTCAGGCTGCGGAAGAAATATCCCGTTTGCTGAGCAGCTCCATGGTGCTCGGTGACCGAGTTACCATCACGCTGTTCCACGAACATGACGACACTGCTTATACCGGACGTGTGCTCAGACTGGACCTGCCTTCCCGTACACTCAGGCTGCTGACAGCAGACGGAGTTCGGGATCTTCCGATGAATCTGATCACGGGTGCAGCACCAGCAGGTGAATGGATGGATGAATGA